Proteins found in one Miscanthus floridulus cultivar M001 chromosome 4, ASM1932011v1, whole genome shotgun sequence genomic segment:
- the LOC136550609 gene encoding (+)-neomenthol dehydrogenase-like: MVILTARNEKRGKAAVESLRHECNLSNIIYHPLDVLDDDSVASLVRHIESRYGKLDILVNNAGVGGVVIDQDGVRALNIDPSKWLSGAAANLLEGVVIQTYDGAVECLNTNYYGIRRVTEGLLPLLKQSPSGARILNTTSLRSELKRMPNEKLRDAGAWDEQRIEAMLDEFLEALRRGRLEEEGWPTMLPAYSVSKMAVNLYTRILARRLPEMCVNCVHPGFVRTEINWNTGVMSPEEGARGAVQLALLPHDGPTGCYFHQTELGVAW; this comes from the exons ATGGTCATTCTCACAGCAAGGAATGAGAAAAGAGGAAAAGCCGCAGTCGAATCCCTTAGGCACGAATGCAACCTCTCCAACATTATCTACCATCCGCTGGATGTCCTAGATGATGATAGTGTTGCCTCATTAGTCCGGCATATTGAGAGCAGATATGGGAAGCTTGACATTTTG GTGAACAATGCAGGAGTCGGAGGAGTTGTAATAGACCAGGATGGCGTGAGAGCTCTCAATATTGATCCTAGCAAATGG TTATCAGGTGCAGCCGCCAATCTGCTGGAAGGTGTGGTCATACAAACATATGATGGAGCTGTAGAATGTCTCAACACAAACTACTACGGAATCAGACGGGTGACCGAAGGCCTCCTTCCCCTGCTGAAACAATCTCCGTCAGGAGCAAGGATCCTGAACACCACCTCACTTCGGTCAGAGCTAAAG AGGATGCCGAACGAGAAGCTGCGGGACGCCGGCGCCTGGGATGAGCAGCGAATCGAAGCCATGCTGGACGAGTTCCTGGAGGCCCTGAGGCGCGGGCGGCTGGAGGAGGAGGGGTGGCCGACGATGCTGCCGGCGTACAGCGTGTCCAAGATGGCGGTGAACCTCTACACCCGGATCCTGGCGAGGCGGCTGCCGGAGATGTGCGTCAACTGCGTGCACCCGGGCTTCGTCAGGACGGAGATCAACTGGAACACGGGCGTCATGTCGCCGGAGGAAGGCGCCAGGGGAGCCGTCCAGCTCGCGCTGCTCCCTCACGACGGCCCCACCGGGTGTTACTTCCATCAGACGGAGCTTGGGGTCGCTTGGTGA
- the LOC136552947 gene encoding (+)-neomenthol dehydrogenase-like codes for MRHLGLRASASSPCRVRVRPCAPAPPLSPSRLQQRVTFPATAVRATRASSPHHRLDAVRHNDAEAIPERLAVVTGANKGVGLEVCCQLALQGVTVILTARDEKRGKDATETLRRESQLPNIIFHQLDVRDDDGVTSLAWYIKNRYGKLDILVNNAAVSGIVADEEGLKALNIDAETWTSGRAANLLKEVFQNANDEALNCLNTNYYGCKRVTEALLPLLKLSTSGARVVNASSLASELKRMPNEKLRNDLSNIDVWDEDRIEAVLNTFLEDLKSGRLEEAGWPMMLPAYSVSKMVINLYTRIMARRYPEMRINCVRPGFVKTDINWNLGVLTPEQGARGPVMLALLPDDGPTGCYFDQTEMVNVW; via the exons ATGCGCCACCTCGGCCTCCGGGCATCCGCGAGCTCGCCATGTAGGGTCCGCGTCCGTCCCTGCGCCCCGGCTCCCCCATTATCCCCCTCCCGCCTCCAGCAGCGAGTCACCTTCCCTGCCACGGCCGTGCGGGCGACAAGGGCATCGTCTCCGCATCACAG GCTTGATGCAGTGAGACATAACGATGCTGAAGCGATTCCTGAAAG ACTTGCTGTGGTCACAGGTGCAAACAAAGGAGTTGGCCTAGAAGTATGCTGCCAGCTTGCTCTCCAGGGTGTGACAGTCATCCTTACAGCAAGGGATGAAAAACGAGGAAAAGATGCAACTGAGACCCTTCGCCGTGAATCTCAACTCCCCAATATAATCTTCCATCAGCTCGATGTCAGAGATGATGATGGTGTCACCTCATTGGCCTGGTATATCAAAAACAGATATGGGAAACTTGACATCTTG GTGAACAATGCAGCTGTTTCAGGAATTGTAGCAGATGAGGAAGGCCTGAAAGCTCTCAACATTGATGCAGAGACATGG ACATCTGGCAGGGCGGCTAATCTTCTCAAAGAAGTATTCCAGAATGCTAATGATGAGGCATTGAACTGTCTCAATACCAATTACTATGGATGCAAACGGGTAACAGAGGCTCTTCTTCCACTTTTGAAGCTATCTACATCAGGAGCAAGGGTTGTCAATGCCTCCTCCCTTGCGTCGGAGCTGAAG AGAATGCCAAATGAGAAGTTGCGAAATGATCTGAGCAACATTGACGTCTGGGATGAGGACCGAATAGAAGCAGTGCTCAACACATTCTTGGAGGACCTGAAGAGTGGGCGGCTAGAAGAGGCCGGGTGGCCCATGATGCTACCGGCCTACAGTGTATCGAAAATGGTCATCAATCTCTACACCAGGATCATGGCAAGGAGGTATCCTGAGATGCGCATCAACTGTGTGCGGCCTGGCTTTGTCAAGACGGACATCAACTGGAATCTTGGGGTCTTGACGCCTGAACAAGGTGCAAGAGGGCCAGTCATGCTAGCTCTGCTCCCTGACGATGGACCAACTGGGTGCTATTTTGATCAGACAGAAATGGTGAACGTGTGGTAA
- the LOC136552946 gene encoding (+)-neomenthol dehydrogenase-like, whose translation MEKAAHVAAGATQDSYPHRLDAVRHDSAEAIPERLAVVTGGNKGVGLEVCRQLGLQGVTVILTARDEKRGKDSAETLRRESELPNIIFHQLDVRDDDSVATLARYIERRYGKLDILVNNAAISGIVADEEGLKALNIDAETWTSGRAANLLKEVFQNTNDEAFNCLNTNYYGCKRVTEALLPLLKLSTSGARIVNASSLASELKRMPNEKLRNDLSNIDIWDEDRIEAVLNTFLEDLKSGRLEEAGWPMMLPAYSVSKMVINLYTRIMARRYPEMRINCVRPGFVKTDINWNLGVLTPEQGARGPVMLALLPGDGPTGCYFDQTEMVNVW comes from the exons ATGGAGAAAGCTGCGCACGTTGCCGCCGGCGCGACGCAGGACTCGTATCCGCACAG GCTTGATGCAGTGAGGCATGACTCCGCTGAAGCGATTCCTGAAAG ACTCGCTGTGGTCACAGGAGGAAACAAAGGAGTTGGCCTAGAAGTATGCCGCCAGCTTGGTCTCCAGGGTGTGACAGTTATCCTTACAGCAAGGGATGAGAAACGAGGAAAAGATTCCGCCGAGACCCTTCGCCGTGAATCCGAACTCCCAAATATAATCTTCCATCAGCTCGATGTCAGAGATGATGACAGTGTTGCCACATTGGCCCGGTATATTGAAAGAAGATATGGGAAGCTCGACATCTTG GTGAACAATGCAGCTATTTCAGGAATTGTAGCAGATGAGGAAGGCCTGAAAGCTCTCAACATTGATGCAGAGACATGG ACATCTGGCAGGGCGGCTAATCTTCTCAAAGAAGTATTCCAGAATACCAATGATGAGGCATTCAACTGTCTCAATACCAATTACTATGGATGCAAACGGGTAACAGAAGCTCTTCTTCCACTTTTGAAGCTATCTACATCAGGAGCAAGGATTGTCAATGCCTCCTCACTTGCGTCGGAGCTGAAG AGAATGCCAAATGAGAAGCTGCGAAATGATTTGAGCAACATCGACATCTGGGACGAGGACCGGATAGAAGCAGTGCTGAACACATTCTTGGAGGACCTGAAGAGCGGGCGGCTAGAAGAGGCCGGGTGGCCCATGATGCTACCGGCCTACAGTGTATCGAAAATGGTCATCAATCTCTACACCAGGATTATGGCAAGGAGGTATCCCGAGATGCGCATCAACTGTGTGCGACCTGGCTTTGTGAAGACGGACATCAACTGGAATCTGGGGGTCTTGACGCCTGAACAAGGTGCAAGAGGGCCAGTCATGCTAGCTCTCCTCCCCGGTGATGGACCAACTGGGTGCTATTTTGATCAGACGGAAATGGTGAACGTGTGGTGA